The nucleotide sequence TAAGACGGACGATGAACTATACACAAGAAGAATAAAAACGATAGGCGTTCCTGAAGCTGTTTTGATGGATGAACATAAAGATTTGTTGTACTCCAATCCTCAGATAACCATTGCCACAATGGCTTCGTATGAAAGAGGTGTAGAAGTCAGACTTACCGGAAGTGTGGTACTGAAAGAAGAGATAGACGGAATCGTGGAACAACTGACAAATCTTCTCGGAGAAAGTGTTTATGCACTAGATGACGATAGCATTGAGGATGTAGTTTATAAGCTCCTGAAGGAGAATAACCTGACCATTTCTTTCGCCGAATCGTGCACAGGTGGTTTGCTCTCAGCAAGATTCGTGGACATACCCGGTGTTTCTTCGGTCTACAAAGGTGGCGTTGTTGCGTATTCAAACGAATCAAAGGCAAACATATTACGTGTTCCTAAGGATATCATCGAAAAGCACGGAGCTGTAAGTGAAGAGTGTGTTTCATATATGGCTAAGAATGCAAGAGAAATTTTTGATTCAGAATTCTCAGTTTCAATTTCCGGAATAGCCGGTCCTACTGGTGGCACTCCTCAAAAACCCGTTGGTACTGTTTGTTTTGCGTTTGCCAGCAAGAAAGGTGTGAAAGCTTTCACTTACAACTTAAGGGGAGATAGGGAAATGATACGAAAAAGAAGCGCGTTAATCGGATTCGATATTGCAAGGCGAGGGATAAGAGAATGGCTAAGGCTAGAAGGAAATATCAAAGGGTAACAATAAAAGATGTTGCAGAATACGCTCAGGTTGGGGTGGGCACAGTTTCTCGTGTACTTAACAATAGCCCGCATGTAGATGAAACAACAAGGGAACGCGTACTCGAGGCAATAAAAAACCTTGGTTACATGCCAAATCCACACGCAAGGCGTCTTTCGACAGGCTCAAGCCAGCTGGTAACTGTCATCACTCCGGAGATGAAAGGCGACTTCTATCAAATTCTAATGTCATCTATAGACGAAGTTTTGGTCAAATACGGATATTCCTCTTTACTTTATCCTCTTTACAACGAGAAGAAATTCGAAGCTTTGAAGAAATCATCGGATATACTCTTATCAACTGACGGGTTGATCGTTGACGGTGTCAATGTCGATAGCGTTATGTCCCATATACTCAATCCTCAAACTCCCGTTATATGTCTTGAACAAGATTCAGACAAGTACGACTCGATTATGGTAGACAATTATTATGGTGGTGTGCTTGTTGGTGATTATTTCGCAGACCTCGACATGGACATATTTGTAGTAACTCACAGAAAATCTCACGAACTTGAAAGTACCGTATTTGACGAAAGATTAGAGGGCTTTCAAGAATCGCTTGAGAAAAAGGGAAGAAGTATAGACAAAATATACTACGTACCACTCGACTGGGAAAGCACATTTGAAGTTGCAAGAAGGATATTCTTCCGTTTCAAAAGATGTGCAATCTTCACCACTACTGACTATCTGGCAGTTCCGATTATCGAGGTTGCAAGAACCATGCAACTAGATGTAGGAAAGGACGTAAGGGTCTGTGGTTTTGATGACCTTCCAATTGCTCAGGTACTGGAGATCACAACTGTCCGACAACCGATAGCAGAAATGGGATATCTCGCTGCTGAGAGCCTTATTAAAAGAATCAATAAGAAGATAAAAGATAAGCCAAAGAAATACATACTGAAACCAGAATTAGTTGTAAGAAATACGTAATCAAAAGCCAAGTGAGAAATTAACCAAGGAGTGGAGAATAGTGAAAATTGCAGTTTTGCTCGGTGGAATTTCAAGAGAAAGAGAAATATCCCTTAGAAGCGGAAAGAGGATAGCTCAAGCTTTAAGAAATTTCGGACATCAAGTGGATGAGATAGATGTAAATTTTGAAAACTTCGACTCCTTAGTCTGGGCTAAGGATTTAAGAAATTACGATGTTGTGTTCAATATACTGCACGGAACATTTGGTGAAGACGGACACGTTCAAAGTATTCTCGATGCTATTCAGATTCCCTACACCGGTTCAGGCGTTGAAGCAAGCGTCATCGCCTTTGACAAATACTTATGCAATCTGTACGTGCAAGACATAACAACCGTTCCTGAGTTCCTGCTCATTACCAAAGAGGAGTTCCAAAAAGATAAAAATATATTCCAAAATACAATACAAAAAATAAACATACCTTGTGTTATTAAACCTAGAAAAGAAGGTTCAAGCATAGGTACTCATATCTGCTTTTCTCAAGACGAACTGTTAGAGAATTTGGAAAAGGAATTTGAAAAATACGACGAAATGATTATTCAAAAATATGTGAAGGGCACAGAAGTAACAGTATCGATTATTGATATTGACGGTTCACCGGTTGTTTTACCAATTTTAGAATTAAGACCCAAAAAACTTTTCTACGATTATGAAGCAAAATACACTGATGGCATGACCGAATTTGTCATCCCCGCAGAAATCGGAGAAGAGATGACAGAAATTGTCAAAGAAAGTGCACTTAAAATATACAAGAAATTGGAGTGCAAACACTTTGCAAGGGTCGACGGGATAGTTAGCGACTGTAAGTTCTACTTTCTCGAAGTTAATACATTACCTGGAATGACTGAATTGAGCGACTTACCTATGTCAGCTAAAGCATACGGCTTTGATTTCGAAGAACTTGTAAACACAATAGCAACTGAAGCGTTCAAGAAACCGTCGTTTAAAAAATTCAGGTGATTTTTTCATTAAACAGCAAGGGGAGAATTTCAGTCAACGCCCCACCCTGAAGTGGCAGGCTTGAAGCCTTCGTTGACTAGCCTCAGCCAAAGCCAATAGGCTTCTTGGCTACGTTAGATGGGCCATGACACCATGGAATGCTGCTCAAGTTCCATGCTCTGTCGCCTATCGTTAAACAGTTCTGGCGGGTAGGGACAGTGCGGTAGGCACGACAAGCCCATCTAACATTGGCGATGAGCACCTAACTCCGCAAGGAGACTTACTGTATGGTATATGTTATCTCGAAAGATGGAAAACCTCTCATGCCTACTAAAAGGCATGGCAAGGTGAGAAGACTTCTAAAGCAGGGACTTGCCAAAGTAGTCAGAAGAGAACCATTCACGATTCAGTTATTGTATGACACTACAACTTACGTGCAACCTGTGACAGTTGGCATCGACATTGGTTCAAAAACAGTCGGTGTCTCAGCCATAACAGATAAGAAAGAAGTGTTCTCAGCAAAAGTAGTACTAAGAACTGATATAAAAAGACTTATTGTGCGAAAGAAGAGAATACAGACAGTTAAGAAGGTATCGCAAGACGAGGTACAGAAAAGCAAGGTTTTTGAATAGGCGTAAACCAGAAGGATGGCTTGCACCAAGTCTAAGGTGAAAAGTAGATGCACATATTAGAATAGTCAACATGCTCAGCAAGATACTGCCGATAGAAAAAGTTGTTGTAGAGATAGCGTCTTTTGATACCCAAAAGATATTGAATCCAGATATCCAAGGAGAAGAATATCAAAATGGA is from Fervidobacterium gondwanense DSM 13020 and encodes:
- a CDS encoding competence/damage-inducible protein A encodes the protein MKNAIIYSIGNELVEGLIVDTNSKFLSVHLKSLGYNVIRIETLPDVLDIIVRRISEGLSEADLLITTGGLGPTEDDLTREAISKVLNKSLVLNEEIANELIERALKYYNKAPESVKKQALVLEGAIVLDNPVGTAPGQLIKHNGKTIVILPGPPVEMIPVFESIKGELKTDDELYTRRIKTIGVPEAVLMDEHKDLLYSNPQITIATMASYERGVEVRLTGSVVLKEEIDGIVEQLTNLLGESVYALDDDSIEDVVYKLLKENNLTISFAESCTGGLLSARFVDIPGVSSVYKGGVVAYSNESKANILRVPKDIIEKHGAVSEECVSYMAKNAREIFDSEFSVSISGIAGPTGGTPQKPVGTVCFAFASKKGVKAFTYNLRGDREMIRKRSALIGFDIARRGIREWLRLEGNIKG
- a CDS encoding LacI family DNA-binding transcriptional regulator, giving the protein MAKARRKYQRVTIKDVAEYAQVGVGTVSRVLNNSPHVDETTRERVLEAIKNLGYMPNPHARRLSTGSSQLVTVITPEMKGDFYQILMSSIDEVLVKYGYSSLLYPLYNEKKFEALKKSSDILLSTDGLIVDGVNVDSVMSHILNPQTPVICLEQDSDKYDSIMVDNYYGGVLVGDYFADLDMDIFVVTHRKSHELESTVFDERLEGFQESLEKKGRSIDKIYYVPLDWESTFEVARRIFFRFKRCAIFTTTDYLAVPIIEVARTMQLDVGKDVRVCGFDDLPIAQVLEITTVRQPIAEMGYLAAESLIKRINKKIKDKPKKYILKPELVVRNT
- a CDS encoding D-alanine--D-alanine ligase, encoding MKIAVLLGGISREREISLRSGKRIAQALRNFGHQVDEIDVNFENFDSLVWAKDLRNYDVVFNILHGTFGEDGHVQSILDAIQIPYTGSGVEASVIAFDKYLCNLYVQDITTVPEFLLITKEEFQKDKNIFQNTIQKINIPCVIKPRKEGSSIGTHICFSQDELLENLEKEFEKYDEMIIQKYVKGTEVTVSIIDIDGSPVVLPILELRPKKLFYDYEAKYTDGMTEFVIPAEIGEEMTEIVKESALKIYKKLECKHFARVDGIVSDCKFYFLEVNTLPGMTELSDLPMSAKAYGFDFEELVNTIATEAFKKPSFKKFR
- a CDS encoding RRXRR domain-containing protein — protein: MVYVISKDGKPLMPTKRHGKVRRLLKQGLAKVVRREPFTIQLLYDTTTYVQPVTVGIDIGSKTVGVSAITDKKEVFSAKVVLRTDIKRLIVRKKRIQTVKKVSQDEVQKSKVFE